The window CCCGGAAGCCGACGCCATCCGCGCGGAACTCGAGTCGCTCCGGCTCCGCCCGGTCATGGTGACGGCGTACGAACGGCTCGTGTTCGGCGACGACGCCGCGCTGCGGATCACCTACGACGAACGCATCGCGTTTCACCCGCCCCCGCGCGGTCTGTACAACATGGCGCCGGCGCTCACGCCGGAGGTTCTCGGCGCACCGCTTGCGTCGGGGCCGTCGCGCGTGCTGGAGATCAAGCAGCCGAGCGCAGCGACGATGCCGGCATGGCTCGCGGAACTCGTCGCCGCGTTGCCGGCGGACCCGGGGTATTCGAAGTTCCGCGACGGCATGCGCGCCTTGCGCGAGTCCGACGGCGCGCCGGTCGAGCTCACTCGCCGGCTCACTCCGCTGTAGTAGTCGCTGCGGCCGCGCGCTCGCGGTCACCGGCGTTCGGCGGTCGCTGCGGCCGCGCGCTCGCGGTCACCGGCGTTCGGCGGCCGCGACGCCCTCGCGCCAGCCGATTTCGCCGGCGAGCGTGCGCGCGAGCTTCGCACTCGCGTGGTCGCCCGCGGCCCGCGCGTGACCCAGCAGCAACTCGGCCGCGCGCCGCCGGTCTCCCGCACGTCGCGCCGCGTCGATCGCGCGCATGCGGTATTCGTGCGCGCGCGCCATATCGCCGCGCGCCGTCGCGATGTCCGCGATGGTCACCGCCAGGGCGATCGCGCCGGCGGTCGCGCCGACCCGCTCGGTATACGCAAACGCCGCCGATGCGGTGACGTCCGCCGCCGCCGCATCGCCGACGGCGAGTTCGGCCCGCGCGAGGCGTTCGCCGAGCCGCCACAGCTCGGGTACCTCGCGTGCGCACGCAAACCCCTCAGCGTAGGTGACGACCTGGACCGCCTCGCGCAGCGCGTCCACGGCGGCGGGGGCGTCCCCTTCCGCGAGCAGCTCGTCGGCGAGTTGCCGGTACGCCTCGGCGAGCAGGGCACCGCGCTCGCCCGCGCGAAACGCCAGATCCACGGCCGTCCGCAAGTGGCGCAGCGCCGCCGCCCGGTCGCCCGCGGCGAGTGCGAGGCGGCCGCGCTGGCGCGCGATCGCGGCGCGCTGGCGCGCGTTGGGTTCCCCGAGCGCCGCCTGCGTGAGCACGTCGGTCGCCAGATCGCGCTTGCCCAGCCTGCGCAGCACGTCGGCCAACTCGATCGTCGCATCCGCGAGCGCCTCGCGAGCGGCTCCGCGCCCTGCCGCGATCTCCTCGTGCGACAGCTCCATTGCGCGCGCAAACCAGCGCGACGCCCCCGTGTCGTCGAACAGGCGCAGCGCCTCGCGGCCGGCTCGCATACAGGAATCGAACGCCCGATCCGGATCGCGCGCGCCGGCCGCGTGGTGGGCCAGCACCGCGATCGGTGTATCGGCGCGTTCCGCGAGCGCGCCCAGCGCATTGCGATGCAGCGCGCGCGCCACGTCGGCCGGCGTCGTCGACCGCACGACGTCGCGCAACAGCTCCGACGACAGCGCGACGTCGTCGCCGTCGCCGGGCACGACGAAGCCATCGTCGATCAGTTCGGCCAGCGCGGCCTCGGCGACCGCATCGAATTCGCCGTGCGAGATCTCCACGAGCGCCCTCGGCGCCACCGTGCCGTGAATCGCGACAGCCTGCAGTACGCGCCGCGCCGCGGGCAGCAGGCTGCTGATGCGTTGGCCGATCAGATCGACGAGCCGGTCCGGCGCGCGCTGCGCGCTGTGGCCCGCGTCGATCCAGCGCACGAAGTGCTCGATCGCCTCCGGCAGGCCGCCGGTAATCGACGCGATGTCGTCGGCGTCCGGCAAATCGAGGCCCGGCGCGCGCATCTGCGCCAACGCGCGGGCGTCCGCGGGCAACAGCGGGCCGATGTCCATGACGGCCGCGTCCTTGGGCACGCGGTCGAGCTCGGACGCCGTCACAACCACGCGCGTGCCCGCGCCGTCGAGCCGCGACACGAGCGAGTCGACCAGATACGCGCTCGGGATGTCGTAGCGATCGACGTCGTGAAACGCCAGTACCGACCCGGGATGACGCCGGTGGGCGAACACGAGCACGCGGAGCGCCGCCGCCTCGACTTCGCGCAGGCGTGCGTCGTCGGCCAGCGCGTCGAGCGGCCCGTCGACGCCGAACAGCGCGCACAACCCGGGCACGTCTCGCTCCGGCAGGCCGTACGCGTCGACCGCCGACGCCAGTGCATCGCGCGTGACCCGACCGGTGAGACCGAGCAGCGCGCGCACCATCGTTTGCACCGGATACCACGGCATGGCGAGGCCAGTCGGGTCTGCCCCCGCGAACCACACGGGCCGCGTGTTGGCCGGCGCGCGCGCGGCCTCGAGGACGAGCCGCGCCTTGCCGACGCCGCGCGGCCCCACGAGCGCGAGCGCCGCGCCGTCCTCGTCGCCGCGGACGAACCCCGCGACCCGCACGTACTCGGGATTGCGGCCCACGAGCCCGTCCGGCGCACTGCGCAGGTGCAGTGTCAGGCGCGTGGCGCGCACGGCCGGCGCGCGCGCCGACGGGGCAGGCGGCGGAGGCGGCGATGGCGGGGCGACGGTCGCGCGCCGCCGCCGCCCCGCATCGATCGGTTTGCCGCACCCCGGGCAGAACCGCGCACCGGCGCCGACGAGTTCCCCGCACGCGGCGCAGCTGCGGGTGCGCTCGGCCGTCTGCACGGCGCCCAGCAGCGCGTCGCGCATGGCGCGCGCCCCCGCCGGCCGATCCGCCGGATCCTTGGCGAGCGCGCGCGCGATCAGGTCGCTCAGCGCCGCCGGCACCGCCGGATTGAGCTCGTGCGCCGGGGCCGGCGGTCGTGACAAGTGCGCCTGCAACAGCGTCTTGACATCCGGCGCGTCGGCAAACGGCGTGTGACCGACGACCATCTCGTAGAGCAGGACACCGACCGCGTACAGATCCGTGGCCGCCGTGATCGGCTCGCCGCGGATCTGCTCGGGCGCCATGTACTCGGGCGTACCCGCGACGCCGTCGACTCGGTCATCGGTCTCCGCGAGCCGTGCGATGCCGAAATCGATCAACTTCGCGTAGTCGTCACCGTCTCGCAGCGGTTCGAGGATGATGTTGTCTGCCTTCAGGTCGCGATGGATCACACCGCACGCGTGCGCCTCAGCGAGCGCCGACAGCACCTGCGCGCCGATCGTCGCCGCCCGCGCCGGCGCCAGCGCGCCGTCGTCGATGACCGACGACAGCGGTCGCCCGCGCAAAAACTCCATCACCAAGTACGGCAGACCGTCTTCTTTGGTGACGCCGAAGTCGTAGACCGATACCGCGTGCGGGTGGTTGATGCGGCTCGCCGCCAGCGCTTCGGTGCGAAACAGATCGAGTTGCGCCCCCGCCCGCCCCGGCAACAGCAACTTCACCGCGACAGACCGCCCGAGGCCGACCCGTTCCGCCCGGAACACGCACCCCATCGCGCCCGCGCCGATGACCTCGACGAGACGGTACTTGTCCGCCAGCACGGTGCCGGTCAGCGCGGTGAAGTCGACGTCTCGCAGGGGCTCCACGGGTGCTCGCCGGTCCATCATACGCGAACTGCGCGACCGGCGGTCGCAGCGCGCCGCCCGTCGGCACGTCGCGCGCGCCGATTCACGCGCGGTGCTCGATCTCCGGCTTCGACCGGAAGAACGCGTTGCGCGCCGGATGGTTGTAGCGCTCGTAGTCGATTTCCCACGGGACCGCGGTCGTCCGCCCGTCCGTTCCGACCGTCATGGTGAGCGCCATCGGCCTCACCTCGCGATAGCTCGAATCGGCGGGCAGGTCTTCGTTGCGCGCGCCGCCCGCGGAAAACAGGTTCAGCAGCACGAACGTGCCGTCGTCGTAGACGCGCCGGAACCCCTCGACGACTTTTTCGTGGCCGCGAACCATGGTGTTGCAGCCGATGGTCGACATGAACCGTTTGAACTGCAACCGCCCGAACGGAAAGCGTGCGTTTTGCGCCTGTAGCTCGAGCGGAACGAAATCGGCGTTGGCCGGGTCGCTCCACAGCATCTGAAAGCGCAGTTCCGCGTCGTTGAGCGACGACAGATCGCGGTACTTCGCGGCGAACGTGTCGTCGCGCGGGATGCCGGCGTGTACGAACAACTTGCGGCCAAACAGCAGCATATTCGGCATCGCGTCGAACAGCTTCATGTACGCCTCGAAGATCTCCTGCGGCATGTATGCGGCGAGCGAGTTGATCGCCTCGGCCGGTTTCACGCCGCCGTAGATCCGACCGCGGTACTCGAGGTAGTACTCGTGATTGCCGCGCAGCATGTAGACGTGGCCCGGCGCGGTCGTAAACAGCTGCATGACCGTGCGCAGCACGCCGTTGTACGAAAACCGCCCGCGGTCGATGTAATCGCCGAGCAAAATGAGCTGTGGATTCGGATTGCGCGTCGGGTCGATGCGATACGCCTCGAGCTTGGCGAAGAAATCCGACTGCAGCAGGGCAGCCTTCAGGCAGCTGTAGCAGCCGTGCAGATCGCCGAGCACGGTCAACTCGTAGGCGCGCCCCGGTTCCTGCGGATGGACGTACACATGCCCGTCCAGAAACGGCGGATGGCCGGCAAACTCGTCGACCTTGTGATGCCCGGCGAGCTTGCCGGCGCCCGCGGCCCGCTGCTCGTCGAGCACGGCCATCGTGCGATGGATGAGCTGTACGTCGGTCTCCGCCTGCTGGCGAATCCGCACCGGATCGGCCGAGTAGTGGACCTCGAACTGCGAGAAGAACGGGTGGTTTTCCTGCCGTGGAGGGCGCGGCCGCGGCTCGTCGATGTGGATGTCGGAGTCCACCGGCTCGAGGTCGGCGTCGTCCAGCGGAATCTCCTGAACGAGCAGGGCGCGGACCTCGTCGCGAAACTTGGCCTCCGCCGGGTGGATCTTGCCGTCGGCGGCGATCAACTCGTCCACCGTGTCTAGCAGCGCGCGCTGGTTGTCCTCGTCGAACGCCTTGAAGATCTCGTAACAGCGCAGCTTCAGTTTCGCGTAGACGAATGCGTCGACGTCCTCCCCCTTGGCGACGACCTCGTCGAACAGGGAACGGACGCCGTAGTCGATCTCCTGAAACACCTCGTGAAAATGCGTCGTGAACCGGTCGACGATCTCGGTGCGGGTGGCCTCATCGGCGTCCGGTATCGCCTGCCGGGCGCGGTGCTCGACCAGCTTGCGGATATAGTCCCGGATGAAACTCTTTTCGGTGCGGTCGAAGTCGCCGTCGATGTACCCGAACGCCGTCAGGTAGAAGATGAGCGCGCGCATTTGCTGCTCGGCGACGTCCGGATTCTTACTGAACGCCAGCATCGGCTCCCCTTTGAATTTGCGTTAGGTTATCCTCCTGGCCATGCGAAACGCAACCAGTGTGCTGGCGGCTGTAGTCGCAGTGTGCGTTCCCTGCGCGGAGGCGTTCGCCGATGGAACCGAAGTCCGCGCAGGCGCGTTCATCGGCGGCGACGTGTTTGGCGACAACAACGAACTCGGCAACTCCGCGTTCGACGATCAGGTGGTCGATTCGTCGCCGCTTTTCGGCTTGCGGTTCGGCGTGCATTTCCTCCGGCGTTTCGGCATCGAGATCGAGGGGAAGGTGTCGCCGACCTCGACCCACGGCGAAAACGGCCGGCCCGACATCTCGGCGACGGTACTCGGCTTTCGCATTCACGGGATGATCGCGCACGACCTCACGCCCAAGTACAGCGTGTTCGGTGTCGTCGGCGTCGGCGGCCAGACCGCGATCTTCGACAACGCGCCGCGACAACTGGCGATCGACAGCCCGGACACCGACGGCGCGACCTACTGGGGCGTCGGCGCGACCGCGGCGATCACCGACACGTTCGGCGCCCGGCTCGACGTCCGGCAACTCTTGATCGCCGGACGCGACCCGAGCCTGACGCTGGAGCACGAAGTCCATCTCGGGCTGTACGTGCGCTTCGGCCTCGGCGCGCCGAAGACGGTCGTCGTCGAACGCATCGTCGAACGACCGGTGGAGGCGCCCGCTTCGCCGGTGGAAACGGACAGCGACGGCGACGGCTTCCCCGACAAGGTGGACCGCTGCCCGAACCAGGCCGAGGTCGTCAACCAGATCGACGACGACGACGGCTGCCCGGAGATCGACTCCGACAACGACGGCCTGCTCGGCACGCGCGACCAGTGCCCAGATGCGGCCGAGGATCTCGACGGCTTCGAGGACGACGACGGCTGCCCCGATTCCGACAACGACGGCGACGGCCGGCCGGACCGCATCGACGGGTGCCCGCTCGAGCCGGAGACGCTCAACGGCTACCAGGACGACGACGGGTGCCCGGACGAGGTTCCGGAGCAGGTCAAGCAATTTACCGGCGTCATCAAGGGCATTCGGTTCAAGCGCGGGAGCGCGCGCATCCTGTGGCGGTCACGGCGAACGCTCGACCTGGCGGTCGCCCTGTTCAAGAAGTATCCGAGTCTGCGCATCGAGATTTCCGGCCACACCGACAACACGGGCTCGGAGGACACGAACAAGGCGCTGTCGCGCAAACGCGCCGACGCGGTCAAGTGGTACCTCGTCGACCACGGGATCGACCCGAACCGCATCTTGACCGTCGGCTACGGCTCGGCGCGCCCGATCGCGGACAACTCGACCCGCAAGGGGCGCGCGCAGAACCGCCGGATCGAGTTCCGCCTGCTGCCCGGCCCGAGCAAGATCGAACTCGACGCATCGGGCAAGCCGGTGGCGCCCGCGCCGGCGGGCGGCGGCAAGCCGGTGGCGCCCGCGCCGGCTGGCGGCGGCGATGCGGCCGCGCCCGCGCCGGTCGGCGGCGATGCGGGCGCACGCGACGACGCCGGCGAACGCAGGGGCAAGGCGCGCGGCAAGGGCAAGGCCCAGCCCGCGGCCCGCGACAAGGGCAAGGCCCACGGCAGGGGCAAGGCGCGCGGCAACGGCAAGGCCCAGCCCGCGGCCCGCGACAAGGGCAAGGCCCACGGCAAGGGCAAGGCCCGCGGCAACGGCAACGCCCAGCCCGCGGACCGCGACAAGGGCAAGGCCCGCGGCAACGGCAACGCCCAGCCCGGCGAGGGCAAGGCCCAGCCCGCGGCCCGCGACAAGGGCAAGGCCCACGGCAAGGGCGGCAAGGACACGGCCCCGTCCACCGCCGAGGACAAGGCCAAGACGCCCCCGTCCGGGCCGTAATCGGCAGCGGCGCGCGCGTTGCGGCGAGGCGGCCCGCGCGCGCCGCGCGTCAACGCCCGGCCGGCGCGCGCTCCCGGTCGGCGGCGCCGAACCGTTCGGGCATTTCGGCCAGCGCGTACGCCATCGTCGCGACGGCTGCGACGTTCATCTTCAGGTGCGTCGGGTCGACCTTGTCGAGCGTGTCGGCGTGCGTGTGGTGGATGTCGAAGTACGTGCGGCCGTCCACCCACAGGCCCAGTGCGGGCACGCCGGCGAGCGCGAGCGGGATCAGGTCCGCACCGCCGAATCCCTTGACCGCCCGCCCCGCGCCGATCGGATCGAGCAACGCGACGAGGTCGGCAGCCTGCGCGAGCGCCTGCGGCCCGCCCTGGACCTCGAAGCCCTTCGGCTTGAACCCGCCGGTGTCCGACTCGATGGCGGCGACGTGGTTGGCCATCTCGCTTGCGTGATCCGCGGCATATTGGCGCG of the Deltaproteobacteria bacterium genome contains:
- a CDS encoding serine/threonine protein phosphatase, with amino-acid sequence MLAFSKNPDVAEQQMRALIFYLTAFGYIDGDFDRTEKSFIRDYIRKLVEHRARQAIPDADEATRTEIVDRFTTHFHEVFQEIDYGVRSLFDEVVAKGEDVDAFVYAKLKLRCYEIFKAFDEDNQRALLDTVDELIAADGKIHPAEAKFRDEVRALLVQEIPLDDADLEPVDSDIHIDEPRPRPPRQENHPFFSQFEVHYSADPVRIRQQAETDVQLIHRTMAVLDEQRAAGAGKLAGHHKVDEFAGHPPFLDGHVYVHPQEPGRAYELTVLGDLHGCYSCLKAALLQSDFFAKLEAYRIDPTRNPNPQLILLGDYIDRGRFSYNGVLRTVMQLFTTAPGHVYMLRGNHEYYLEYRGRIYGGVKPAEAINSLAAYMPQEIFEAYMKLFDAMPNMLLFGRKLFVHAGIPRDDTFAAKYRDLSSLNDAELRFQMLWSDPANADFVPLELQAQNARFPFGRLQFKRFMSTIGCNTMVRGHEKVVEGFRRVYDDGTFVLLNLFSAGGARNEDLPADSSYREVRPMALTMTVGTDGRTTAVPWEIDYERYNHPARNAFFRSKPEIEHRA